From Verrucomicrobiia bacterium, the proteins below share one genomic window:
- a CDS encoding aldehyde dehydrogenase family protein → MQTYKNLIGGEWVGAGDGRTFETLDPSDIRQTVATYPSSGRIDVRQAFDAAAKAFPEWAALTPVARGRILSQASQGLASRKAALAERLTREEGKTLAEATGEVQRAIDIFRYYGALGYVLGGQTLPHDLPANLLYTRRDPLGVVALITPWNFPVAIPAWKAAPALLCGNTVVLKPASAAPALALELALALVEAGLPAGVLNVVTGQGRDFGEEVVAHPAVAAVSFTGSRQVGTGLHTALAPRMIRNQMEMGGKNPTLVLADADLDLAARLVATAGFGLTGQACTATSRVIVERPVLEAFTEKLVARARAVVVGSGLRDGVTMGPAVSQAQRDTDLDYVRIATDQGARVRFGGRRLDQGEHAHGWFLEPTVLDEVRPDTRLACEEVFGPVVGILAADDFDHAIALANGVEFGLSASVVTRDFAKALRYVDRIQAGVVKVNQISTGLALQAPFGGVKGSSTDSFREQGLAALDFYTRTRTVYLDYSA, encoded by the coding sequence ATGCAAACCTATAAGAACCTCATTGGCGGCGAATGGGTGGGCGCCGGGGACGGGCGCACCTTCGAGACCCTCGATCCGTCCGACATCCGGCAGACGGTGGCAACGTACCCGAGTTCCGGTCGGATCGACGTCCGGCAGGCCTTCGACGCAGCGGCCAAGGCATTCCCAGAATGGGCCGCACTGACCCCTGTGGCCCGTGGACGCATCCTGAGTCAGGCGTCGCAGGGACTCGCCAGTCGCAAGGCCGCACTCGCCGAGCGGTTGACCCGCGAAGAGGGCAAGACCCTGGCCGAGGCCACCGGCGAAGTGCAGCGGGCCATCGACATTTTCCGCTATTACGGTGCCCTGGGGTACGTGCTTGGCGGACAGACCCTGCCCCACGATCTGCCAGCCAACCTGCTGTACACCCGCAGAGATCCCCTGGGGGTCGTGGCCCTCATCACTCCCTGGAACTTTCCCGTGGCCATCCCGGCCTGGAAGGCCGCCCCCGCCCTCCTTTGCGGCAACACGGTCGTCCTCAAACCCGCCAGCGCCGCCCCCGCGCTCGCCCTCGAACTGGCCCTCGCCCTCGTCGAAGCCGGGCTCCCCGCCGGCGTGCTCAATGTGGTCACCGGCCAGGGACGCGATTTCGGCGAGGAAGTCGTCGCCCATCCCGCGGTGGCGGCGGTGAGTTTCACGGGTTCACGGCAGGTCGGCACCGGACTTCACACCGCGCTGGCCCCCCGCATGATCCGCAACCAGATGGAAATGGGAGGCAAGAATCCCACCCTGGTCCTGGCCGACGCCGATCTTGATCTTGCCGCCCGGCTGGTGGCCACCGCCGGTTTCGGGCTCACCGGACAGGCCTGCACCGCGACCAGCCGCGTCATCGTCGAGCGCCCTGTCCTCGAAGCCTTCACCGAGAAACTCGTCGCCCGGGCCCGCGCCGTGGTCGTCGGATCGGGACTGCGGGACGGAGTGACCATGGGACCCGCTGTCAGCCAGGCCCAACGCGACACCGATCTCGACTATGTCCGCATCGCCACCGACCAGGGCGCCCGGGTGCGGTTCGGCGGACGCCGCCTCGACCAGGGCGAGCATGCCCATGGCTGGTTCCTTGAACCCACCGTGCTGGACGAGGTCCGACCGGACACGCGGCTCGCCTGCGAGGAGGTGTTTGGGCCGGTGGTCGGCATTCTGGCGGCGGACGATTTCGACCATGCGATCGCGCTGGCCAACGGGGTCGAGTTCGGCCTCAGCGCCAGCGTGGTGACCCGCGATTTTGCCAAGGCGCTTCGGTACGTGGACCGCATCCAGGCCGGAGTGGTGAAGGTCAACCAGATCAGCACCGGCCTGGCACTCCAGGCCCCGTTCGGCGGGGTGAAAGGCAGCAGCACCGACAGCTTCCGGGAACAGGGCCTCGCGGCGCTCGATTTCTACACCCGGACCCGGACGGTCTATCTGGACTACTCCGCCTGA
- a CDS encoding polyphosphate kinase 2 family protein: MKIKCHLEDYRIEPGSKVDLTRRPTEVKPLYQTKKEYAQRLEEYVSELRDLQSVLYAHNRYALLLIFQGMDAAGKDGAIRHVMSGVNPQGCQVSSFKEPSSEELDHDFLWRTHRRLPERGRIGIFNRSYYEEVLIVRVRPDVLARQRVPEEFVRPPALWRERYRDIVNMEDYLHRNGTRIVKFFLHLSKEEQRCRFLARIDEGEKNWKLGPADIEMRKHWDAFQDAYADCLGATSTSHAPWYVVPADDKKNARLIISHAIVETLKTLKMAYPEPTEADRKALREARKGLKK; this comes from the coding sequence ATGAAGATCAAATGTCATCTCGAGGACTACCGGATCGAGCCCGGGTCGAAGGTCGATCTGACACGGCGCCCGACCGAAGTGAAGCCGTTGTACCAGACCAAGAAGGAGTATGCGCAGCGGCTCGAGGAGTACGTGTCCGAGCTGAGGGACCTTCAAAGCGTTCTGTACGCCCACAACCGGTATGCTCTGCTCCTGATCTTCCAGGGGATGGACGCCGCGGGGAAGGACGGCGCCATCCGGCATGTGATGTCGGGCGTCAATCCCCAGGGCTGTCAGGTGTCCAGCTTCAAGGAGCCGAGTTCGGAGGAACTCGATCACGATTTCCTGTGGCGCACCCATCGACGTCTGCCGGAGCGGGGCCGCATCGGGATCTTCAACCGGTCCTACTATGAGGAGGTGCTGATCGTGCGGGTGCGTCCGGATGTGCTCGCCCGGCAGCGCGTCCCCGAGGAATTCGTCCGGCCACCCGCACTGTGGCGCGAACGGTACCGGGATATCGTGAACATGGAGGATTACCTCCACCGCAACGGCACGCGGATCGTGAAGTTCTTCCTCCACCTCTCGAAGGAGGAGCAGCGTTGCCGCTTCCTCGCCCGAATCGATGAGGGCGAAAAAAACTGGAAGCTGGGCCCGGCGGACATCGAGATGCGAAAGCACTGGGACGCCTTCCAGGATGCCTATGCCGACTGCCTAGGCGCCACCAGCACAAGCCATGCGCCCTGGTATGTCGTTCCCGCCGACGACAAGAAGAACGCGCGGTTGATCATCTCGCACGCGATCGTTGAGACGCTCAAGACGCTGAAGATGGCTTACCCTGAACCCACGGAAGCCGATCGAAAGGCCCTTCGTGAAGCCCGTAAAGGGTTGAAGAAGTGA
- a CDS encoding Ig-like domain-containing protein, translated as MHLVWQSPFARFVLESAPALPAAASWTPVQRAATESEGTFRVQVLPGADARFYRLRLPLTQVTETSPRQGELGVSVGRETVVRFSSALASTATVGLDRFYALHAGRRLLTRVEVSQDRRRATLFYLEPLPGNARLTVVFNGDDLQDEWGWPLDADGDGVPGGEARFWFDTLNLTAIAGTAVVGNVYAAEPETGADGSSRNRPLAGVTVSVDGREQDLRAVTDAQGFFRLQPVPAGRFFVHIDGRTALDSAYPNGAYYPTVGKSWDAVAGVTTNLAGGTGEIFLPRIQGDAMVSASASQATVVSFAPAVVEDHPELAQARIVVPPNSLYANDGNRGGRIGLAPVPSDRLPGPLPTGLELPSVFTVQTDGPGNFDRPASVCLPNIPQMVPGAPLPPGTRRDLISFDHKKGVWESVGPMSVAADGSLLCTDPGVGIREPGWHGAGVPAFRGSPNVGSGPGTGTGTGAGASGGSSGGAGSGTGGDGVLGGSAPGGHNPGSPGSGGGGPSPGGSSGSGSGSGGGGPGGGGPGGGGGGGADSEPSCPEGGLDPCLARANAEKKRCDEAKHASLDKYGKQCQEAERRLGRNHPAVRACLDSYARLYFQATLNCNQLKTDFTAACAPCVPGDVMPSPLLAGPMPHPAGAASSVRPHGVPGASEDLLELLEQAGALLASYVMNDQEIPEAARLQAEGWIAQAESRAGGDLGMHFFREGLLTEELGAAVFLSFGEDPGNAPPYPVPFRAVVDRPEGLFSIRGETEAFGAYQFFVPQDGLLLHIEFYDPRAGTYAIVFPNRSPGSALQAPRLHLHSLPVDAPDRDGDGLPDFAEVVLGTHPENPDTDGDGVPDGTEVAQGADPLDGIAVRPGVIAAVEMPGRAVDVAADDDLAIVAAGQSGVAVFDLANPLRPILAAQVDTPGDARGVAMSARHVAVADGPQGLAILDLTAALPLRVRQQLNLGSAVVAVAADRGTAFAALESREIVAVDLFTGLEHGRTRLTGGQPIQDLIVHREVLYVLTSTELLAMPRGLPPVEVASRVSAPGLLPGSFRRKRLAAAEDRLYASHRQGFTVFDVAQPLAPVALQDHVTPQFGWKQLVPVQPGLAVAPLGPDSTEGNAHHLHLYDLGPTGTNAVFLTTLTTPGVAVAVAPWKGLAYVADDRAGLQVVHFRPPQNIATPPFVTLGDPALGNPTAVAEGQPFSVAARAVDDDLVRAVEFYLDDTLAATAGRAPFTRTILAPLRTPDRTSISLRARAIDVAGNAAWSDPFVVSLSPDTQPPEVMFTAPGDGRHFASLDGIVIGAAFSKHLDPATLSTTSFRLLAPGPTGGFGDADERVIESGRAGYRADVQTAWRSIPESLPPGTYRAVLTPDIADPAGNRLRDAVTWEFHVVHADLTGGGFVAASGAIERPGVRDELAFVGRAGQALYFDEVTGTCTSGIRWRCVAPDQSVLFEETLGGLGCGVDAGLRVLPADGTYQIVIDGQPGVVHPWSIALYDVPQAQPVSITVGTPVLAGQPTPGSGRIETPGSSDLFHFQGSAGQRVFFEEPLGTCNSPFRWSATSPSGDVLFEETLGGTGCGRHAGRLTLPESGQYAISVRGMADATGDYAFTVWDATPQTFEVGPTAEIAPGQPGAGAGHLETPGTADIYRFHLAAGTTLRFEAMDAVAALTSVTWRLLDPSGTALFTACLGCTDPGSVHLAVPGQYTIVVGDDTHAGTGTYRLRWGP; from the coding sequence TTGCACCTGGTCTGGCAATCCCCCTTCGCGCGGTTCGTACTCGAGTCGGCGCCCGCCCTTCCCGCCGCCGCCTCATGGACACCGGTCCAGCGGGCCGCCACTGAGTCGGAGGGGACATTCCGCGTCCAGGTTCTGCCAGGAGCGGATGCCCGCTTCTACCGCCTGCGGCTGCCCCTCACCCAGGTGACGGAGACCTCGCCGCGGCAGGGGGAACTGGGCGTCTCGGTCGGTCGCGAGACGGTCGTGCGGTTCAGTTCCGCCCTGGCGTCCACGGCGACCGTCGGGCTGGATCGGTTCTACGCGCTGCATGCCGGGCGCCGCCTGCTGACACGGGTGGAGGTCTCCCAGGACCGGCGACGCGCCACGCTGTTCTACCTCGAACCATTGCCGGGCAACGCCCGCCTGACCGTGGTCTTCAATGGCGACGATCTGCAGGACGAATGGGGTTGGCCCCTGGATGCCGATGGCGACGGCGTCCCCGGAGGCGAGGCGCGTTTCTGGTTCGATACCCTGAACCTCACGGCCATCGCCGGAACCGCCGTCGTCGGAAATGTGTATGCCGCGGAGCCTGAGACCGGCGCCGATGGGTCATCGCGGAACCGCCCGCTGGCCGGCGTCACTGTCTCGGTGGACGGACGGGAACAGGATCTGCGGGCCGTCACGGATGCCCAGGGGTTCTTCCGCCTTCAACCGGTCCCGGCGGGGCGCTTCTTCGTGCACATCGACGGCCGCACCGCCCTCGACAGCGCCTATCCGAACGGCGCGTATTATCCGACGGTCGGCAAGTCCTGGGACGCCGTGGCCGGGGTGACCACCAACCTCGCCGGGGGCACCGGGGAGATCTTCCTGCCGCGCATCCAGGGAGATGCCATGGTCTCCGCCAGCGCCAGCCAGGCCACCGTGGTGTCCTTTGCCCCGGCTGTGGTGGAGGACCATCCCGAACTGGCCCAGGCCCGGATCGTGGTTCCACCCAACTCGCTGTACGCGAACGATGGAAACCGCGGGGGTCGCATCGGGCTCGCCCCGGTCCCCTCGGATCGATTGCCCGGTCCGCTGCCGACCGGACTGGAGTTGCCGTCGGTCTTCACCGTGCAGACCGACGGTCCGGGCAACTTCGACCGCCCGGCGTCCGTGTGCCTCCCGAACATCCCCCAGATGGTTCCTGGTGCCCCGCTGCCGCCGGGAACGCGACGCGACCTGATCTCGTTCGATCATAAGAAGGGCGTCTGGGAGAGTGTCGGGCCCATGTCCGTGGCCGCCGACGGCTCGCTGCTTTGCACGGACCCGGGCGTCGGCATCCGCGAACCCGGCTGGCATGGGGCCGGCGTCCCGGCCTTCCGCGGTTCCCCGAATGTGGGTTCCGGACCCGGCACCGGTACCGGCACGGGCGCAGGGGCGTCCGGAGGCTCTTCCGGTGGGGCCGGCTCGGGAACCGGCGGCGACGGAGTCCTGGGCGGTTCCGCACCCGGCGGGCACAACCCCGGTTCTCCGGGTTCAGGCGGGGGCGGACCCAGTCCGGGCGGCAGTTCGGGCAGTGGTTCCGGTTCAGGCGGGGGCGGGCCGGGAGGCGGTGGACCGGGGGGTGGAGGCGGCGGCGGCGCGGATTCCGAACCTTCCTGTCCCGAGGGCGGCCTCGACCCGTGCCTGGCCCGGGCCAATGCGGAGAAGAAGCGCTGCGACGAAGCCAAGCACGCGTCCCTCGACAAGTACGGCAAGCAGTGTCAGGAGGCCGAACGCCGCCTGGGCCGCAATCATCCCGCCGTCCGGGCCTGCCTCGACTCCTACGCGCGCCTCTACTTCCAGGCGACGCTCAACTGCAATCAACTCAAGACAGACTTCACCGCCGCCTGCGCCCCGTGCGTCCCCGGCGATGTCATGCCGTCGCCCCTGCTGGCCGGGCCGATGCCCCATCCGGCCGGTGCGGCGTCGTCCGTCCGGCCCCACGGCGTGCCGGGCGCCTCCGAGGACCTCCTCGAACTTCTGGAACAGGCCGGGGCGCTGCTGGCCTCGTATGTCATGAACGATCAGGAGATTCCCGAAGCGGCACGCCTTCAGGCCGAAGGCTGGATCGCCCAAGCCGAATCCCGGGCCGGTGGCGACCTCGGGATGCATTTCTTCCGGGAAGGCCTTCTCACCGAGGAGCTGGGGGCGGCCGTCTTCCTGTCCTTCGGTGAGGACCCCGGCAATGCGCCTCCCTATCCGGTGCCGTTTCGTGCCGTGGTGGATCGACCGGAGGGACTGTTCTCCATCCGGGGCGAGACCGAGGCGTTCGGGGCTTACCAGTTCTTTGTGCCGCAGGACGGGCTCCTGCTGCACATCGAGTTCTACGACCCGCGCGCCGGAACCTATGCCATCGTCTTCCCCAATCGGTCGCCCGGATCCGCCCTCCAGGCCCCACGCCTGCACCTGCACTCCCTTCCCGTCGATGCACCCGATCGCGATGGAGACGGACTGCCGGACTTCGCGGAGGTCGTCCTGGGCACCCATCCCGAAAACCCCGACACCGATGGCGACGGCGTCCCGGACGGTACCGAGGTCGCGCAAGGCGCCGATCCACTCGATGGCATCGCCGTCCGTCCCGGCGTGATCGCTGCCGTCGAGATGCCGGGCAGGGCCGTGGACGTCGCAGCCGACGATGATCTGGCCATCGTCGCCGCGGGTCAGAGTGGCGTTGCCGTCTTTGATCTCGCCAATCCCCTTCGCCCCATTCTCGCCGCCCAGGTCGATACCCCGGGCGACGCCCGGGGCGTCGCGATGTCCGCGCGCCATGTTGCCGTGGCGGACGGGCCGCAGGGACTCGCCATCCTCGATCTCACCGCCGCCCTGCCGCTTCGCGTGCGGCAGCAACTCAACCTCGGTTCCGCCGTCGTTGCGGTTGCGGCCGATCGCGGCACGGCCTTCGCCGCGCTGGAGTCTCGCGAGATCGTGGCCGTGGATCTCTTCACCGGCCTGGAGCACGGGCGCACCCGGTTGACCGGTGGCCAGCCGATTCAGGATCTCATCGTTCATCGCGAGGTTCTCTACGTGCTGACCTCGACGGAGCTGCTCGCCATGCCCCGTGGCCTCCCACCGGTCGAGGTCGCAAGCCGGGTTTCCGCGCCAGGACTGCTTCCGGGTTCGTTCCGTCGCAAACGCCTCGCGGCCGCCGAAGACCGCCTTTACGCCAGCCATCGCCAGGGTTTTACCGTCTTCGATGTCGCCCAACCGCTCGCCCCGGTCGCGCTGCAGGACCACGTCACGCCTCAGTTCGGATGGAAACAGCTCGTGCCGGTCCAACCCGGCCTCGCCGTGGCCCCGCTCGGTCCCGATTCGACCGAAGGCAACGCCCACCATCTCCACCTCTACGACCTCGGTCCGACCGGTACCAACGCCGTCTTCCTCACCACCCTGACCACCCCGGGGGTCGCCGTCGCCGTGGCACCATGGAAGGGCCTCGCCTACGTCGCCGACGACCGCGCCGGTCTTCAGGTCGTTCATTTCCGCCCGCCCCAGAACATCGCCACACCTCCATTCGTCACCCTCGGAGATCCGGCCCTGGGCAATCCGACGGCGGTCGCCGAGGGACAGCCTTTCAGCGTGGCCGCGCGGGCCGTGGACGATGACCTGGTCCGGGCGGTGGAGTTCTACCTCGACGACACCCTGGCTGCCACGGCCGGGCGGGCGCCCTTCACCCGGACGATCCTGGCGCCCCTCCGCACACCGGACCGCACTTCGATCTCATTGCGGGCACGGGCCATCGACGTCGCCGGTAACGCCGCCTGGAGCGACCCCTTCGTTGTCAGCCTGTCCCCGGACACCCAGCCCCCCGAAGTCATGTTCACGGCACCGGGCGACGGACGGCATTTCGCCAGCCTCGATGGAATCGTGATCGGCGCGGCATTTTCGAAGCATCTGGATCCGGCCACGCTCTCGACAACCTCGTTCCGGCTGCTGGCGCCCGGTCCCACCGGCGGCTTCGGCGATGCCGACGAACGGGTGATCGAGTCCGGTCGCGCCGGGTATCGGGCCGATGTCCAGACCGCCTGGCGCAGCATTCCCGAATCCTTGCCGCCCGGCACCTACCGCGCTGTGCTGACCCCCGACATCGCCGATCCCGCGGGCAACCGCCTCCGCGACGCCGTCACCTGGGAATTCCATGTGGTCCACGCCGACCTGACCGGCGGCGGCTTCGTCGCGGCCAGCGGCGCCATCGAGCGCCCGGGGGTCAGGGACGAACTGGCTTTCGTCGGGCGCGCCGGTCAGGCCCTCTACTTCGATGAAGTGACTGGCACTTGTACCAGCGGGATCCGTTGGCGTTGTGTGGCCCCGGACCAGTCGGTGCTCTTCGAGGAGACCCTTGGCGGGCTGGGCTGTGGCGTCGATGCCGGCCTGCGGGTTCTGCCGGCGGATGGCACGTATCAGATCGTCATCGACGGACAACCCGGGGTCGTCCACCCGTGGAGCATCGCCCTCTACGATGTTCCCCAGGCCCAGCCTGTCTCCATCACCGTGGGAACGCCGGTGCTGGCCGGGCAACCGACGCCTGGGTCGGGCCGCATCGAAACCCCCGGTTCCAGCGATCTGTTCCACTTCCAGGGCAGCGCCGGGCAGCGTGTCTTCTTCGAGGAACCGCTGGGAACCTGCAATTCGCCCTTCCGCTGGAGTGCCACGTCGCCATCGGGTGATGTTCTCTTCGAAGAAACCCTCGGCGGCACCGGGTGCGGACGCCATGCCGGACGGCTCACCCTCCCGGAATCCGGGCAGTACGCCATCTCCGTTCGGGGCATGGCGGATGCCACGGGCGACTACGCCTTCACGGTGTGGGATGCCACCCCGCAGACGTTTGAAGTCGGGCCCACCGCGGAAATCGCTCCCGGGCAACCCGGTGCCGGCGCCGGCCACCTCGAAACGCCCGGGACTGCGGACATCTATCGCTTCCACCTCGCCGCCGGAACGACGCTGCGCTTTGAGGCCATGGATGCCGTGGCCGCCCTGACTTCCGTCACCTGGCGCCTCCTGGATCCCTCCGGAACCGCGCTGTTCACCGCCTGCCTCGGCTGCACAGACCCGGGGTCCGTCCATCTGGCCGTGCCCGGCCAGTACACAATCGTGGTCGGCGATGATACCCACGCCGGGACCGGCACCTACCGCCTTCGTTGGGGACCCTGA
- a CDS encoding DEAD/DEAH box helicase has product MARKQTGKEELLVPTVYDWRTTDEEEIERRRLRAQTETFRILNRDPHHPIFSNFEVLSGSGLTYSVEIRRLRERQVACTCVDFRINGLGTCKHVEAVFLLLEGRFRKAFQLALEVGSDRLDLFPDPATGRWRMEGDRRRLPKVLRQRIDPDGWLLGEPSEDEIKAWRKLSQNGCPSLRVSQEADSWLERRCREEERHRLRREYEAKVHSGEWPSHETTVPLYPYQREGMLHLAFTERAMLADEMGLGKTIQAIAACALLHRLGKAERVLVVTPASLKTEWEEQVQRFTNLSLQLVFGPQKQRLKAYRNAPFFTVVNYEQMLADALEVNEHLHPDVVVLDEAQRIKNWNTKTARAIKRLRSRYAFVLTGTPIENRIDELHSLIDFLDPAVLGPLFRFNREYYVLDDRGRPDGYRNLQQLHDRIRPLMVRRRKADVETELPDRTDKHLFVPLSPSQAVNYEEHIVIIGRLLQAARRRALTQGEQEKLFKHLAMARMTCDTNYILDRTDRTCPKLGELEKLLEAARDNGAKVIVFSEWEGMLELVRDLCKRMNLGYAWHTGSVPQRRRRAEINAFKGDANCRVFLSTDSGSTGLNLQNASVVINCDLPWNPARLEQRIARAWRKHQTQPVTVYHLIAEKTIEQQMLETLAGKQALADGVLDLRGDLAELKPRGGRQAFLARLRQLFTQRQDGETTPPPPRGPSLPADRSLGFAETVHQRINGALVQCEERFPKEGAHSVLYVVVERDAGVHRERLASLHQEYFGEGRADPLAPVRLEVVDRATHDALERLAAAGLICATTRGARPLFPGGDPAAKALTDEERRRLAEQAGWAQRQARLARVLGAAGFVAEARDKALEALVAGARAVAVAGRLPEPGSPEEALQAPVATAWGAGLEPLRAFQQTAAGPWEPAVAEIERVAKELTAQAGVKA; this is encoded by the coding sequence ATGGCACGCAAGCAGACCGGCAAGGAAGAACTCCTGGTGCCGACGGTGTACGACTGGCGGACGACGGACGAGGAGGAGATTGAGCGGAGGCGGTTGCGGGCGCAGACCGAGACGTTTCGAATTCTCAACCGCGATCCGCATCACCCGATCTTTTCGAATTTCGAGGTTCTATCGGGGAGCGGACTGACCTACTCGGTGGAGATCCGGCGTCTGCGGGAACGCCAGGTCGCCTGCACCTGCGTGGATTTCCGGATCAACGGCCTGGGGACCTGCAAGCATGTCGAGGCCGTATTTCTCCTGCTCGAGGGGCGCTTCCGGAAGGCGTTTCAGTTGGCGTTGGAAGTCGGATCGGACCGGTTGGATCTCTTCCCCGATCCCGCCACGGGACGCTGGCGGATGGAGGGCGACCGACGTCGGTTGCCGAAGGTCTTGCGGCAACGCATCGATCCGGACGGGTGGTTGCTTGGTGAACCAAGTGAGGACGAGATCAAGGCTTGGAGGAAGCTGTCCCAGAATGGGTGTCCTTCCTTGAGGGTGTCGCAGGAGGCGGACTCATGGCTGGAACGGCGATGTCGGGAGGAGGAGCGTCACCGATTGCGTCGGGAATACGAAGCCAAGGTGCATTCCGGGGAATGGCCGAGCCACGAGACGACGGTTCCCCTGTATCCGTACCAGCGGGAGGGAATGCTGCACCTGGCTTTCACGGAGCGGGCGATGTTGGCGGACGAGATGGGGTTGGGGAAGACCATCCAGGCCATTGCGGCGTGCGCGTTGCTGCACCGGCTGGGGAAGGCGGAACGGGTGTTGGTGGTCACGCCGGCATCGTTGAAGACGGAATGGGAAGAGCAGGTCCAGCGCTTTACGAACTTATCGTTACAGTTGGTGTTCGGACCTCAGAAACAGCGACTGAAAGCCTATCGGAACGCCCCGTTTTTTACGGTGGTCAACTACGAGCAAATGCTCGCCGATGCCCTCGAGGTCAACGAGCACCTGCACCCGGACGTGGTGGTGCTCGACGAGGCCCAACGGATCAAGAACTGGAACACCAAGACCGCACGGGCCATCAAGCGCCTGCGGAGCCGGTACGCCTTTGTTCTCACCGGCACCCCGATCGAGAATCGGATCGACGAGTTGCATTCGCTGATCGACTTCCTCGACCCCGCCGTTCTGGGTCCGCTCTTCCGGTTCAACCGGGAGTATTACGTGCTTGATGATCGGGGACGACCGGATGGGTATCGCAACCTTCAGCAGCTCCACGATCGCATCCGTCCGCTGATGGTGCGGCGCCGCAAAGCGGATGTGGAAACCGAGCTGCCGGATCGCACGGACAAGCATCTCTTCGTCCCCTTAAGTCCATCGCAAGCCGTTAATTACGAAGAACATATAGTTATCATCGGACGGCTCCTCCAAGCGGCACGCCGGCGGGCTCTGACGCAGGGTGAGCAGGAGAAGCTCTTCAAGCATCTGGCCATGGCCCGGATGACCTGCGACACCAATTACATTCTCGACCGGACGGACCGGACGTGCCCGAAGCTGGGGGAATTGGAGAAGCTGCTTGAGGCGGCCCGGGACAATGGGGCGAAGGTGATCGTGTTTTCCGAGTGGGAGGGGATGTTGGAATTGGTGCGGGACCTCTGCAAGCGGATGAATCTCGGGTACGCCTGGCACACGGGGAGCGTGCCGCAGCGGCGGCGGCGGGCGGAGATCAACGCCTTCAAGGGCGATGCGAATTGCCGGGTATTTCTGAGCACGGATTCGGGATCGACCGGGTTGAACCTCCAGAACGCCAGCGTGGTGATCAACTGCGATCTTCCGTGGAACCCGGCCCGGCTGGAGCAGCGGATCGCGCGGGCCTGGCGGAAGCACCAGACCCAGCCGGTGACCGTGTACCACCTGATTGCGGAGAAAACGATCGAGCAGCAGATGCTGGAGACGCTGGCCGGCAAGCAGGCGCTCGCGGATGGCGTGCTGGACCTGAGGGGCGACCTGGCGGAACTGAAACCACGCGGCGGCCGGCAGGCGTTCCTTGCGCGGCTGCGGCAGCTTTTCACCCAGCGACAGGATGGCGAAACCACCCCACCGCCTCCCCGTGGACCTTCCCTGCCGGCAGACCGGTCACTGGGATTTGCCGAAACCGTTCACCAACGCATCAACGGGGCCCTGGTCCAGTGCGAGGAGCGCTTCCCGAAGGAAGGCGCCCATTCCGTGTTGTACGTCGTGGTGGAACGGGATGCGGGCGTGCATCGGGAACGGTTGGCGTCGTTGCACCAGGAGTATTTCGGCGAAGGGCGTGCTGACCCGCTGGCTCCGGTACGCCTCGAAGTGGTGGATCGGGCAACGCACGATGCGTTGGAACGGCTCGCGGCGGCCGGCCTCATCTGCGCCACCACCCGTGGGGCCCGGCCTCTCTTCCCGGGAGGCGATCCGGCGGCGAAGGCGTTGACGGACGAGGAACGGCGCCGCCTGGCGGAACAGGCGGGGTGGGCGCAACGGCAGGCGCGGTTGGCGCGGGTCCTGGGGGCGGCCGGGTTCGTTGCTGAGGCCCGGGACAAGGCGTTGGAAGCCCTGGTGGCCGGGGCACGGGCGGTGGCGGTGGCGGGGCGATTGCCCGAACCGGGCTCGCCGGAAGAGGCGCTGCAGGCACCCGTGGCAACGGCGTGGGGAGCGGGTTTGGAACCCTTGCGGGCATTCCAGCAGACCGCCGCCGGCCCATGGGAACCGGCGGTTGCCGAGATCGAGCGGGTGGCGAAGGAATTGACGGCGCAGGCCGGGGTGAAGGCGTGA